One segment of Acidianus sp. HS-5 DNA contains the following:
- a CDS encoding amidase yields the protein MTLEELNSKYNAFITIAEIKGRDKGKLKGLTFGIKDIILTKGIRTTAGSKILKDYVPTKNAWIVNRILEEGGTILGKTNTHEFAIGATNTSSIAGPARNPYDIERITGGSSGGSAAAVALNMVDVGVGTDTGGSIRIPASLCGVIGFKPTTGIIPTDGVIPFSWTFDTIGFITRDIPTLRRVLDAVILPENKHVLVSKVRTRPRLGILLFKDDPASNSLKSILNKLSSYFDLIDIRLNFLEGFGSNVRGTIALAEGSSYHRDWIESTPGMYFPDVKELLMQGLQIRAIDYLDALRARRVIFEEYVGAFDTVDAIISPTTKIPAPKISEVVGKEKEFRKLLVSNTELFSLVNAPSISLPIGKVNDLPVGLMISGLPYEDGIVLDIAEKILELTK from the coding sequence ATGACGTTAGAAGAATTAAATTCAAAATACAACGCGTTTATAACAATAGCTGAAATAAAAGGAAGAGATAAAGGAAAACTAAAAGGACTAACTTTCGGGATAAAGGACATTATCCTAACTAAAGGAATTAGAACTACTGCGGGCTCGAAAATACTTAAGGATTACGTACCCACTAAAAATGCTTGGATAGTTAATAGAATCTTGGAAGAAGGAGGAACAATACTAGGTAAAACAAATACTCATGAGTTTGCAATAGGTGCTACAAATACTTCATCAATCGCAGGACCCGCAAGAAATCCTTATGACATAGAAAGAATAACTGGAGGATCAAGCGGAGGATCTGCTGCCGCAGTAGCTTTAAACATGGTTGATGTAGGAGTTGGGACTGATACTGGAGGATCTATAAGAATACCTGCATCTCTATGCGGAGTAATAGGATTTAAACCAACCACGGGAATTATACCTACAGACGGGGTAATTCCTTTTAGCTGGACTTTTGATACAATAGGCTTTATAACAAGAGATATTCCTACTTTAAGAAGAGTCCTAGACGCTGTAATACTCCCAGAAAACAAGCATGTCCTAGTATCTAAGGTAAGGACTAGACCCAGGTTGGGAATACTCTTATTTAAAGATGATCCCGCATCTAATTCGTTAAAAAGTATATTGAATAAGCTTTCCTCGTACTTCGACTTAATTGATATAAGGTTAAATTTTCTTGAAGGTTTCGGAAGCAATGTTCGCGGTACTATTGCTCTAGCTGAAGGATCCTCTTACCACAGGGATTGGATAGAGTCTACTCCTGGAATGTATTTCCCAGACGTTAAAGAATTATTAATGCAAGGTTTACAAATTAGGGCAATAGATTACCTTGATGCATTGAGAGCTAGGAGAGTAATTTTTGAAGAGTATGTTGGAGCTTTTGATACAGTTGACGCAATAATCTCGCCTACCACAAAAATTCCTGCACCTAAGATTTCGGAAGTAGTAGGAAAGGAAAAGGAATTTAGGAAACTTCTAGTATCTAATACAGAACTATTTAGTTTGGTAAATGCTCCTTCTATTTCACTACCTATAGGTAAAGTTAATGACCTACCAGTAGGGTTAATGATAAGCGGTCTACCTTATGAGGACGGAATAGTACTAGATATTGCAGAAAAAATTCTTGAATTAACCAAGTGA
- the ppcA gene encoding phosphoenolpyruvate carboxylase, translated as MRKIPKTMSTQHPDNARVPEWAKSEVIEGDDEVVEAYYSYMNLGIHEVMWDAEGKDVDTHVVRKLLSSYAEYFKENIIGQDVFLTYRLPNPRIEGAERKVFAETMESIPVAYDLAEKFYDKKAVPVFEVILPFTTDYQELVSVAKYYEKAVVEEENIELYDGIYVRDLVGEIYPKKVEVIPLIEDKDSLLKIREIVGGYYKVIKPAYMRVFIARSDPAMNYGMLTAVLLAKFALSTLYKMKKELGIEIFPIIGVGSLPFRGHLSPKNYENALKEYKGVYTFTIQSAFKYDYDEKEVKEAIQRINDNKVEEPRIFNDHEEGLLKKIIENYVSSYQPVIEALAPAINFIALNLPRRRARKLHISLFGYARSTGKVTLPRAISFVGAMYTLGIPPEIIGLSSLSKLSEEEWDFLKENYVMLNHDLNESAKYVNLEALDYIKEIWNISDEIINKIKEDMKFAESLGVKMSGTDYESKKHVLLSSLALLACKEKRYDEMKEYIKEMALIRKSLG; from the coding sequence ATGAGAAAAATACCTAAAACTATGTCTACACAACATCCAGATAATGCGAGAGTCCCAGAATGGGCTAAAAGTGAAGTTATAGAAGGAGACGATGAAGTAGTAGAAGCTTATTATTCTTACATGAATCTAGGAATTCACGAAGTAATGTGGGACGCAGAAGGTAAGGACGTTGATACCCATGTGGTTAGGAAACTTCTCTCATCTTACGCTGAATATTTTAAAGAGAACATAATAGGTCAAGATGTATTCTTAACTTACAGGCTTCCAAACCCCAGAATAGAAGGAGCTGAGAGAAAAGTTTTTGCTGAAACAATGGAGAGCATTCCAGTTGCTTATGATTTAGCTGAAAAATTTTACGATAAAAAAGCAGTTCCTGTCTTTGAAGTAATTTTACCTTTTACTACAGATTATCAAGAGCTAGTCTCAGTAGCAAAATATTATGAAAAAGCTGTTGTAGAGGAGGAGAATATTGAGTTATACGACGGAATTTATGTAAGAGATCTTGTAGGTGAAATTTATCCTAAAAAAGTGGAAGTAATTCCTCTAATAGAGGACAAGGATTCCTTGTTAAAAATTAGAGAAATAGTAGGTGGGTATTATAAGGTAATAAAACCGGCTTACATGAGAGTTTTCATAGCAAGGTCAGATCCTGCAATGAATTACGGAATGCTCACTGCAGTATTGCTAGCAAAATTTGCATTAAGTACTTTATATAAGATGAAGAAAGAACTAGGAATAGAAATATTCCCAATAATAGGAGTTGGCTCTTTACCTTTTAGAGGTCATCTAAGTCCTAAAAACTACGAGAATGCATTAAAAGAATATAAAGGAGTTTACACTTTTACAATTCAGTCAGCATTCAAATACGATTATGACGAGAAAGAGGTCAAGGAAGCTATACAGAGAATTAATGACAATAAAGTAGAAGAACCTAGAATCTTTAATGATCATGAAGAAGGACTGCTGAAAAAGATTATTGAGAATTACGTTTCCTCTTATCAGCCCGTAATAGAGGCTTTAGCTCCAGCAATAAACTTCATTGCATTGAATTTACCTAGGAGGAGGGCTAGAAAGTTACATATAAGCTTATTCGGTTATGCTAGAAGCACTGGAAAAGTAACACTACCTAGAGCAATAAGCTTTGTAGGGGCAATGTATACCTTAGGTATTCCGCCGGAAATAATTGGTTTGTCATCACTCTCAAAACTTTCAGAAGAGGAATGGGATTTTCTAAAGGAGAATTACGTTATGCTAAATCATGATCTTAATGAGAGCGCAAAGTACGTCAATCTGGAAGCGCTAGATTACATAAAGGAAATATGGAACATAAGCGATGAAATAATTAATAAAATAAAGGAAGATATGAAATTTGCTGAAAGTTTAGGAGTAAAAATGAGCGGTACAGATTATGAGTCTAAAAAGCACGTATTGTTATCTTCCTTAGCTTTACTAGCCTGTAAAGAAAAGAGATATGATGAGATGAAGGAGTATATAAAAGAAATGGCTTTAATAAGGAAGTCACTTGGTTAA
- a CDS encoding peroxiredoxin, whose amino-acid sequence MLDVGQDAPDFEAESTVGKIKLSDYRGKKVVLYFYPKAFTAGCTRELQRFTQLYDEITKLNAEVIGVSADSTSSAKKFAEKYGAKFPLIGDKEKKIINSYGVLSEKGTSAQRVTFIIDENGKITHVFKNLKKAEEHADKALEAIKS is encoded by the coding sequence ATGTTAGACGTAGGTCAAGATGCTCCAGATTTTGAGGCTGAATCTACAGTAGGTAAAATAAAACTGTCAGATTATAGAGGAAAGAAAGTCGTATTGTATTTTTATCCTAAGGCTTTTACAGCAGGATGCACCAGAGAATTACAGAGATTTACCCAGTTATATGACGAGATAACTAAACTAAATGCCGAAGTTATAGGAGTTAGCGCTGATAGTACTTCTTCTGCTAAAAAATTTGCCGAAAAGTACGGTGCGAAATTTCCACTTATAGGCGATAAGGAAAAGAAGATCATAAACTCCTACGGAGTTTTAAGCGAGAAAGGTACTAGCGCCCAAAGAGTCACTTTCATCATAGACGAGAATGGGAAGATAACTCACGTTTTCAAGAACCTTAAAAAAGCCGAGGAACATGCAGATAAAGCTTTAGAAGCAATAAAAAGTTAA
- a CDS encoding NAD(P)H-hydrate dehydratase, translating into MITTKRMRALEINSEALGVPTLLLMENAGRSVKDEIVKKLGSVKDKSIYVFIGHGGKGGDGLVAARHLAIEGAKVTVILLGENKHKDALLNLSTVQEMDYSINIIIIKDPEDLKPVEGDILIDALLGTGFSGKPREPFRTAIKVFNASKGFKVSIDVPSGVDSDTGEAPGDYVIPNLVVTFHDMKAGLSKFNFETKVENIGIPPEAEIYVGPGDLMFNIKKREMKSRKGAGGRVLIIGGSKTFSGAPSLSGLASLRTGADLVYVASPGQTAYTIASYSPDLIAIKLSGENINSKNLEELKPWIEKSNAVVIGPGMGLAEETVEASKEIVSYLKEINKPAVIDADALKAIKGFTLYPSAVITPHAGEFKIFFGYAVKDNPRERITQVINSAKNANCVVLLKGYFDVISDGTNFRLNKTGNPGMTVGGTGDTLTGIVATLMAQGLSSFDAASIGAFINGLAGSLAYAKYSNHITPSDLIDEIPEVINNPLESFKKKPYVRVL; encoded by the coding sequence ATGATAACAACTAAAAGAATGAGGGCATTAGAAATAAACTCAGAAGCACTAGGAGTACCTACTTTATTACTTATGGAAAATGCAGGAAGGAGCGTTAAGGACGAAATAGTGAAAAAATTAGGCAGTGTAAAGGATAAGTCTATTTATGTTTTTATAGGCCATGGTGGTAAAGGTGGAGATGGTTTAGTTGCTGCAAGACATTTAGCAATTGAAGGTGCTAAAGTTACCGTAATTCTTTTAGGAGAAAATAAGCATAAAGATGCCCTGCTAAATTTGTCCACAGTCCAAGAAATGGATTACTCAATAAACATAATCATAATAAAAGATCCAGAAGATCTTAAGCCAGTTGAAGGTGATATTTTAATAGATGCATTACTTGGTACGGGTTTTTCTGGAAAGCCTAGAGAGCCTTTTAGGACTGCAATAAAAGTATTTAATGCAAGCAAAGGCTTTAAAGTATCAATAGATGTACCATCTGGAGTCGACAGCGATACTGGAGAAGCTCCCGGAGACTACGTAATTCCGAACCTAGTAGTTACTTTTCACGATATGAAAGCAGGCTTATCAAAGTTCAACTTTGAAACTAAAGTTGAAAACATAGGAATTCCTCCGGAAGCAGAAATATATGTAGGTCCTGGAGATCTTATGTTTAATATAAAAAAGAGAGAAATGAAAAGCAGAAAAGGTGCAGGAGGAAGAGTATTAATAATAGGTGGAAGTAAAACCTTTAGCGGTGCTCCTTCATTATCAGGATTAGCATCATTAAGGACAGGAGCAGATCTCGTATACGTCGCTTCCCCTGGACAAACCGCTTATACTATAGCCTCCTATTCTCCGGATTTAATAGCAATAAAGCTTTCAGGAGAAAATATCAACTCCAAAAATTTAGAAGAATTAAAACCATGGATAGAAAAATCCAATGCAGTAGTTATAGGTCCTGGAATGGGATTAGCAGAAGAGACTGTTGAGGCATCAAAGGAAATAGTGTCATATCTGAAGGAAATAAATAAGCCTGCAGTTATTGATGCCGACGCATTAAAAGCAATAAAAGGATTTACACTTTACCCGTCTGCTGTAATTACACCACATGCTGGAGAGTTCAAAATTTTCTTCGGTTATGCTGTAAAAGATAACCCTAGAGAAAGAATTACTCAAGTTATTAATAGCGCTAAAAATGCAAACTGTGTAGTTTTACTGAAGGGTTATTTTGACGTAATCTCTGACGGGACTAATTTTAGATTGAATAAAACGGGCAATCCTGGAATGACTGTAGGAGGTACTGGAGATACACTTACTGGAATTGTAGCCACATTAATGGCTCAAGGTTTATCTTCCTTTGATGCAGCATCTATAGGAGCATTCATAAACGGGCTAGCAGGATCTTTAGCCTATGCTAAGTATAGTAATCACATAACTCCGAGCGATTTAATTGATGAAATTCCAGAGGTTATAAATAATCCTTTAGAATCGTTTAAGAAAAAACCTTACGTTAGAGTCCTTTAA
- a CDS encoding rubrerythrin, whose protein sequence is MALGKETEIGLKELFKANAEDYLTLTFLADKLEALGRKEEAKLLREKARVEYGHATGIFEKLLENADVTKLLGDFAKEEDQEHVAEYDNVAMKAKEEGHVDVEKMLCSYAEQEKDIAESSAKVLAMLADFAKEEDMEHVSEYNDVAMKAKEEGHADIEAMLCAYAEQEKDIAETAKKVTKAL, encoded by the coding sequence ATGGCTCTTGGAAAGGAGACCGAAATTGGATTAAAGGAACTATTTAAGGCAAACGCAGAAGACTACCTAACCCTAACATTCTTAGCAGATAAGCTAGAGGCATTAGGAAGAAAAGAAGAAGCTAAGTTACTAAGAGAAAAAGCGAGAGTAGAATACGGACATGCAACAGGAATATTTGAGAAGTTATTAGAAAACGCAGATGTAACAAAACTTCTAGGAGATTTCGCAAAAGAAGAGGATCAAGAACACGTAGCTGAATACGATAATGTAGCAATGAAAGCAAAAGAAGAAGGACATGTAGATGTAGAAAAAATGTTATGCTCTTATGCAGAACAAGAGAAGGACATAGCAGAGAGCAGTGCAAAAGTACTAGCAATGCTAGCTGATTTCGCGAAAGAAGAAGATATGGAACATGTTTCAGAGTATAACGATGTAGCAATGAAAGCAAAAGAAGAAGGACATGCCGACATTGAAGCAATGCTCTGCGCATACGCAGAACAAGAGAAGGACATAGCAGAAACTGCAAAGAAAGTAACGAAAGCCTTATAA
- the herA gene encoding DNA double-strand break repair helicase HerA: MVIGYVIGDATPQQATILAVRAVRLGLYVTMEYDSEKVLGLITNVTRGSPMIDGNTIDVGIVERLNKFDGKIPHYIRATVKLLYNLNSHSQPDLPPIAGTPVSLAEEDDLRKIFSEGDIALGRLIGTNVPVSIKVGALARHLAILAATGSGKSNTVAILSQRIADIKGSVLIFDYHGEYYRSDIHPLHSIEPKLNPLYLNPREFATLLEIRGNAPIQYRIIRRAFTEYQKSIQEKIKSGDIDFDALNQSFVKDLEDLIDGQEGKGGKKDSVDEVKNKLEEFADKYSGIIDLTSKDIISNLKTHSVNVVDISPLDEDAMDAIVSHYLRRILDARKEHRRKGTGLRFPVITVIEEAHVFLSKNDSTLTKFWASRIAREGRKFGVGLIIVSQRPKGLDENILSQMTNKIILKIVEPSDKKYVLEASDNLSEDLVEQLSSLDVGEALIIGNLVRIPAFVKIDLFNGTLGGTDPDMRGEWEKAEEEDKLHESLTDFG; encoded by the coding sequence ATGGTCATAGGTTACGTTATTGGTGATGCAACTCCTCAACAAGCAACAATTCTTGCAGTTAGGGCAGTTAGATTAGGCCTTTATGTGACAATGGAATATGATAGTGAAAAAGTTCTTGGCTTAATTACTAACGTTACAAGAGGCAGTCCAATGATTGATGGTAATACTATAGATGTAGGAATTGTAGAGAGATTAAATAAATTTGATGGGAAAATTCCTCATTATATTAGGGCCACGGTTAAACTTCTTTATAATTTAAATTCGCACTCTCAACCTGACTTACCTCCTATTGCAGGTACTCCCGTTAGTTTAGCAGAAGAAGATGACTTACGAAAGATTTTTTCTGAAGGAGACATTGCATTAGGCAGATTAATAGGTACCAACGTTCCTGTAAGCATAAAAGTTGGGGCGTTAGCAAGACATTTAGCTATACTTGCTGCCACTGGAAGCGGAAAATCGAATACTGTAGCTATTCTTTCTCAAAGAATAGCAGATATAAAGGGCTCAGTATTAATATTTGACTATCACGGAGAGTATTACCGAAGTGATATACATCCTTTACATTCTATAGAGCCTAAACTGAATCCTTTATATTTAAATCCGAGAGAATTTGCTACATTATTAGAAATTAGAGGCAATGCACCTATACAGTATAGAATTATAAGGAGAGCGTTTACAGAATATCAGAAGTCTATTCAAGAAAAAATTAAAAGCGGAGATATAGATTTTGACGCATTAAACCAATCGTTCGTAAAGGATCTTGAAGATTTAATAGATGGTCAGGAAGGCAAAGGAGGTAAAAAGGACTCTGTAGATGAAGTTAAGAACAAGTTAGAAGAATTTGCTGATAAGTATTCTGGGATTATTGATTTGACTTCTAAGGATATAATTTCCAATCTCAAGACTCATAGTGTTAATGTTGTTGATATTAGCCCGTTAGATGAAGACGCAATGGATGCTATAGTATCTCACTACTTGAGGAGAATACTCGATGCAAGAAAGGAGCATAGAAGAAAAGGAACAGGCTTAAGATTCCCAGTTATTACAGTTATAGAAGAGGCCCACGTATTTTTATCTAAAAATGATAGTACATTAACTAAATTCTGGGCATCTAGAATAGCAAGAGAAGGTAGGAAATTCGGTGTTGGATTAATAATAGTGAGTCAAAGACCTAAAGGCTTAGACGAAAATATTCTAAGTCAAATGACTAATAAAATAATCTTGAAAATAGTAGAACCCTCAGATAAGAAATATGTACTAGAAGCAAGCGATAATTTGAGTGAAGACCTAGTAGAACAGCTTTCCTCCTTAGATGTGGGAGAAGCTTTGATAATAGGAAACCTCGTTAGAATTCCAGCATTTGTTAAAATTGACCTATTCAACGGAACTTTAGGAGGAACTGATCCAGACATGAGAGGAGAATGGGAGAAGGCTGAAGAAGAGGATAAGCTTCACGAAAGCTTAACAGACTTTGGGTGA
- the mre11 gene encoding DNA double-strand break repair protein Mre11, with protein sequence MQILHISDTHLGARKYNLDSREEDIYETFSQLIDFALKEHVDAIVHTGDLFDTYHPPMTAMKTAIDNLKKIQGKILFIGIAGDHDTPKRRGAIYPQRILAESLSLLTFLTGDENGYEINKDNIKLRIYGIKHIPTVSRETLLKKLSSIKPEGDRNILMLHQGLKSKLPYEGSWQLEEGDLPKGFNYYAFGHFHSRSIENLGEGKLGIAGSPDIIRDDEIESWEKDGKGGYLIDLSKKDVEIQKINTDIRLQKIITINTKNLDEEINNIIKSFSNCKKKPILHFILEGEAVSKSLLFKKLSVLENVTEFYRIAKDNTTYGEEKNTIELPKDSTISQIITAYLKNLGYSEEESKIILEIINNYDSEDVHNIIKKFAGVE encoded by the coding sequence ATGCAAATTCTACACATTTCGGATACTCACTTGGGCGCAAGAAAATATAACCTAGACTCCAGAGAAGAGGATATATATGAAACCTTTTCACAACTTATAGATTTTGCACTCAAGGAACATGTAGATGCTATAGTTCATACTGGAGATCTATTTGATACTTATCATCCTCCCATGACAGCAATGAAGACAGCTATAGATAATTTGAAAAAAATTCAAGGTAAAATACTCTTTATTGGCATTGCAGGAGATCACGATACTCCAAAGAGAAGAGGAGCAATATATCCTCAAAGAATTTTGGCAGAATCATTATCTTTACTAACTTTCTTAACTGGAGATGAGAATGGTTACGAAATTAATAAAGATAATATAAAGTTGAGAATTTACGGAATAAAGCATATACCAACAGTGTCCAGAGAAACTTTACTTAAGAAGTTATCTTCCATAAAACCTGAAGGGGATAGAAACATATTAATGCTTCACCAAGGCCTTAAAAGTAAACTACCTTATGAAGGATCATGGCAGTTAGAAGAGGGTGATCTACCTAAAGGATTTAATTACTATGCTTTTGGACATTTCCACTCTAGGTCTATAGAAAACCTAGGGGAAGGCAAATTAGGCATTGCCGGATCTCCTGACATTATTAGAGATGACGAGATAGAATCATGGGAAAAAGATGGCAAGGGAGGATACTTAATAGATCTCTCAAAGAAAGATGTTGAAATTCAGAAAATTAATACAGATATAAGATTACAAAAAATTATTACTATAAATACGAAAAATCTAGATGAGGAAATTAATAATATAATAAAGTCTTTTTCAAATTGTAAAAAGAAGCCTATACTACATTTTATACTAGAAGGAGAAGCCGTGAGTAAAAGTTTACTATTCAAAAAGCTCTCAGTTTTAGAAAACGTAACAGAATTCTACAGAATAGCTAAAGATAATACAACTTATGGAGAAGAAAAGAATACTATAGAACTACCTAAAGATAGTACTATTTCTCAGATAATTACCGCATACCTTAAAAATTTGGGTTATTCAGAAGAGGAATCTAAAATCATTTTAGAAATAATTAATAATTATGATTCGGAAGATGTTCACAATATTATTAAAAAATTTGCAGGTGTAGAATAA
- the rad50 gene encoding DNA double-strand break repair ATPase Rad50, which yields MRIEKVILQNFLSHDNSEISFKGNINTIVGQNGAGKTSIIDGIVFSLFSESSRGNIKNLIKKGKSTGIVQTEIRDGNITYLIKRDISSSSNDFVAKNDVGIARGRKEVDKKIQEILKLDKDILLSTVIIRQGEIENIFKELPDVLKKILKVENLEKLTSSTGPLYAVQKDIESDLKYLDNRKNEYENKIKEKENLEKEIEESKKKLEELDGIKVEREKEIEEKSTKFEEMKKKRDEYLGLEGSLSSLIEREKLIERDLLRYDEIKNEKERLEKAIENSAYLEGGETLLNELHELKKSEKNLLDQINILKEEIRDYEQNLAKKNSLKDAAEEYEKLSEKKKELENDYNEYISLRSLLSDKLKRKEKLEKDIELIGNPPSLDEINKQIDNLEKEIDNLQNLKGTKEGRRDQLIQILRNLESVKDNACPVCGRELTEEHKEKIKTEGESEIKEIDSDLEKIEKNLGKLKSKKKELSNLRVDTVSKLTKLKKLNEDLDKISQELQDIQNKLNDLENSSREYLEIKGKITSLEPKYKEYLKVANYDEKTLDDKKNRLNSISLNLNETQNKIKELLEKINDEREFEKKLKEYKKNKELLEKIKMEFIRIENEKNELDKIKMNISEIKERITQINFNEDEFNALSREIDKLNNELINIEKEISNIEGKINANSKLLETLNEEIKKIKEDLDKIPKLQTALNKIEKLRTILSGSRLQNYIMSIFKSRIENNLNDVLNMFNLSFSRVAINFDIGGRTQKGKVTIKAYNTAGDDLDIESLSGGERISIALALRIAIAKSLMDETGFMIMDEPTIHLDEERKRELLNVIRYSMNIIPQIIIVTHDEEIKEISDYIISVTKKGDRSVISQGDYY from the coding sequence ATGAGAATAGAAAAAGTCATCTTACAAAATTTCTTAAGTCATGATAATTCTGAAATAAGCTTTAAAGGAAATATAAACACTATAGTAGGTCAAAATGGAGCGGGCAAAACATCAATAATAGACGGTATTGTATTTTCATTATTTTCAGAGAGTTCTAGAGGAAATATAAAAAATTTAATTAAAAAAGGTAAATCAACAGGGATAGTTCAAACCGAAATTAGAGATGGAAACATAACATACTTGATAAAGAGAGATATTTCAAGTAGTTCTAACGATTTTGTTGCAAAAAATGATGTAGGTATTGCGAGAGGTAGAAAAGAAGTAGATAAAAAAATCCAAGAGATACTGAAGCTAGATAAGGATATTTTACTTTCTACAGTAATAATAAGGCAAGGAGAAATTGAAAATATATTCAAAGAATTACCAGATGTTCTTAAAAAAATACTAAAAGTGGAAAACTTAGAAAAACTGACTTCCTCTACAGGACCTCTCTACGCTGTACAGAAGGATATCGAGAGCGACTTAAAATACTTAGATAATAGAAAAAATGAATATGAAAATAAGATAAAAGAAAAGGAAAACTTAGAGAAAGAAATAGAAGAAAGTAAGAAGAAGCTAGAGGAACTTGACGGTATAAAAGTTGAAAGAGAGAAGGAAATAGAAGAAAAATCTACTAAATTTGAGGAAATGAAGAAAAAGAGGGATGAATATCTAGGATTAGAGGGCAGCCTTTCCTCTCTTATCGAAAGAGAAAAATTAATAGAAAGAGATTTATTACGATATGATGAAATAAAGAATGAAAAAGAAAGATTAGAAAAGGCAATAGAGAATAGTGCGTATCTTGAAGGAGGAGAAACCTTACTGAATGAGTTACATGAGTTAAAGAAATCCGAAAAGAATTTGCTAGATCAGATAAACATTCTTAAGGAGGAAATAAGAGATTACGAACAAAATTTAGCTAAAAAGAATAGTTTAAAGGATGCTGCAGAAGAATACGAAAAGTTATCAGAAAAGAAAAAGGAGTTAGAAAATGATTATAACGAATATATTTCTTTAAGATCTTTACTTAGTGACAAATTAAAAAGAAAAGAGAAATTGGAAAAAGATATAGAGTTGATAGGTAATCCGCCTTCTTTGGATGAAATAAATAAGCAGATTGATAATTTGGAAAAAGAAATTGATAACTTACAAAATTTAAAAGGTACAAAGGAAGGTAGGAGAGACCAATTAATTCAGATTTTGAGGAATTTGGAAAGCGTTAAAGACAATGCTTGTCCTGTTTGTGGCAGAGAACTTACAGAAGAGCATAAGGAAAAAATTAAGACAGAAGGAGAGTCTGAAATTAAGGAAATTGATAGTGATCTTGAGAAGATTGAGAAGAATCTTGGAAAGCTTAAATCTAAGAAAAAAGAACTCAGTAACTTAAGAGTAGATACAGTATCTAAGCTTACAAAATTAAAGAAATTAAATGAAGATTTGGACAAAATATCTCAAGAATTGCAAGATATTCAAAACAAGCTTAATGACCTAGAAAATTCTTCCAGAGAATATTTAGAAATTAAAGGAAAGATAACCTCATTAGAGCCTAAATATAAAGAATATCTAAAAGTAGCAAATTATGATGAAAAAACTCTGGACGATAAAAAGAATAGACTAAACTCCATTTCCTTAAACCTAAATGAGACGCAAAATAAGATTAAAGAATTGTTAGAAAAAATAAATGATGAAAGAGAATTTGAGAAAAAATTGAAAGAATATAAGAAAAATAAAGAATTGTTAGAAAAAATAAAAATGGAGTTCATAAGGATTGAAAATGAGAAGAATGAACTAGATAAAATTAAAATGAATATAAGCGAAATAAAGGAAAGAATTACACAAATTAATTTTAATGAGGACGAGTTTAATGCGTTAAGCAGAGAAATTGATAAACTTAATAATGAACTAATAAACATAGAAAAAGAAATATCGAATATTGAAGGCAAAATAAACGCTAACAGTAAATTGCTGGAGACACTAAACGAGGAAATTAAGAAGATAAAGGAAGATCTAGATAAAATTCCTAAATTACAAACAGCTCTAAATAAAATTGAAAAATTAAGGACAATACTTAGCGGAAGTAGACTGCAGAATTACATTATGTCAATATTTAAATCTAGAATAGAAAATAATCTAAATGATGTATTAAATATGTTTAATCTGTCGTTCTCAAGAGTTGCTATTAATTTTGATATAGGTGGCAGGACGCAAAAAGGTAAGGTTACAATTAAAGCTTATAATACTGCAGGGGATGATCTAGATATTGAATCATTAAGTGGCGGAGAAAGGATATCTATTGCGCTAGCTTTAAGGATAGCAATTGCAAAGTCCTTAATGGATGAAACAGGCTTCATGATAATGGACGAACCTACAATTCATTTAGATGAGGAAAGAAAGAGAGAACTACTAAATGTTATTAGATATTCTATGAATATAATCCCACAAATAATTATAGTTACTCACGATGAGGAAATTAAGGAAATCTCAGATTATATCATTTCAGTAACTAAGAAAGGAGATAGAAGTGTAATAAGTCAAGGTGACTATTATTGA